In the Pseudomonas orientalis genome, one interval contains:
- the gpmI gene encoding 2,3-bisphosphoglycerate-independent phosphoglycerate mutase gives MTTTPKPLVLIILDGFGHSESHHDNAVYAARKPVLDRLTATVPNGLISGSGMDVGLPDGQMGNSEVGHMNLGAGRVVYQDFTRVTKAIRDGEFFENPTICAAVDKAVAAGKAVHFMGLLSDGGVHSHQDHLIAMAELAFKRGADKIYLHAFLDGRDTPPKSAQSSIELLDATFAALGKGRIASLVGRYFAMDRDNRWDRVAQAYNLIVDGQAEFNAPTAQQGLEAAYARGESDEFVKATTIGEPVKVEDGDAMVFMNFRADRARELSHVFVDDGFKDFERARQPKVEFVMLTQYAANIPAPSAFAPGSLENVLGDYLAKNGKTQLRIAETEKYAHVTFFFSGGREEPFPGEERILIPSPKVATYDLQPEMSAPEVTDKIVDAIEHQRYDVIVVNYANGDMVGHSGNLEAATQAVECLDLCVGRIVDALDKVGGEALITADHGNCEQMSDESTGQAHTAHTTEPVPFIYVGKRDFKVRNGGVLADVAPTMLMLMGLEKPKEMTGTSILV, from the coding sequence ATGACTACCACGCCTAAACCTTTGGTCCTGATAATTCTCGATGGCTTCGGACACAGTGAAAGCCACCACGACAACGCGGTGTACGCTGCTCGCAAGCCTGTGCTGGACCGCCTCACCGCCACCGTGCCCAACGGTTTGATTTCCGGTTCCGGCATGGACGTGGGCCTGCCGGACGGCCAAATGGGTAACTCGGAAGTCGGCCACATGAATCTCGGCGCCGGACGAGTGGTCTATCAGGACTTCACCCGCGTGACCAAAGCGATCCGCGATGGCGAGTTTTTCGAAAACCCGACCATCTGCGCAGCGGTAGATAAAGCCGTCGCCGCCGGCAAGGCCGTGCACTTCATGGGCCTGCTCTCGGATGGCGGCGTACACAGCCATCAGGACCACCTGATCGCCATGGCCGAACTGGCCTTCAAGCGCGGCGCCGACAAGATTTACCTGCATGCCTTCCTTGACGGTCGCGACACCCCGCCCAAAAGCGCGCAGTCGTCCATCGAACTGCTGGACGCCACCTTCGCCGCCCTGGGCAAAGGCCGCATCGCCAGCCTGGTGGGCCGTTACTTTGCGATGGACCGCGACAACCGCTGGGACCGCGTGGCCCAGGCCTACAACCTGATCGTCGACGGCCAGGCCGAATTCAACGCCCCTACCGCCCAGCAAGGCCTGGAAGCCGCCTACGCCCGTGGCGAGAGCGATGAATTCGTCAAGGCCACCACCATCGGTGAACCGGTGAAAGTCGAAGACGGCGACGCCATGGTGTTCATGAACTTCCGCGCCGACCGTGCCCGCGAGCTGAGCCATGTATTTGTCGATGACGGCTTCAAGGACTTCGAACGCGCACGCCAGCCGAAAGTCGAGTTTGTGATGCTCACCCAATACGCCGCCAACATCCCGGCCCCGTCGGCGTTCGCCCCGGGCAGCCTGGAAAACGTGCTGGGCGATTACCTGGCGAAAAACGGCAAGACACAACTGCGCATCGCCGAAACCGAAAAATATGCCCACGTGACCTTCTTCTTCTCCGGTGGGCGTGAGGAACCGTTCCCCGGCGAAGAGCGCATCCTGATCCCATCGCCAAAAGTCGCCACCTACGACCTGCAACCGGAAATGAGCGCACCGGAAGTCACCGACAAGATCGTCGACGCCATCGAGCACCAGCGTTATGACGTGATCGTGGTCAACTACGCCAACGGCGACATGGTCGGCCACAGCGGCAACCTGGAAGCGGCCACCCAGGCCGTGGAATGCCTGGACCTGTGCGTGGGCCGCATCGTCGACGCCCTGGACAAAGTCGGTGGCGAAGCGCTGATCACCGCCGACCACGGCAACTGCGAGCAGATGTCCGACGAGTCCACCGGCCAGGCCCACACAGCCCACACCACCGAGCCGGTGCCGTTCATCTACGTCGGCAAGCGCGATTTCAAAGTGCGTAACGGCGGCGTACTGGCGGATGTGGCGCCGACCATGCTGATGCTGATGGGGCTGGAAAAGCCGAAGGAAATGACCGGGACCTCAATTCTGGTCTGA
- a CDS encoding murein hydrolase activator EnvC family protein: MLRALITLALVCLLQPAFADERAQTQQQLDATRQDITELKKLLGKLQEEKSGVQKDLRGTETEMGKLEKQVQELQKELKKSESELERLDAEKKKLQSARVEQQRLIAIQARAAYQSGRQEYLKLLLNQQNPEKFARTLTYYDYLSQARLAQLKGFNETLRQLANVEQEINDQQAQLLDQKTALDTQRNELDKVRKERQQALAKLNDDVKARDAKLQAREQDQADLAKVLKTIEETLARQAREAEEARQKALIAQQEAEKKRQREAELAATSDAPAPRKPAHAAPGPLVSSSGESFGGPFASARGKLPWPVDGRLLARFGEARGDDTRAKWDGVMISASAGSQVHAVHGGRVVFADWLRGAGLLVILDHGNGYLSLYGHNQTLLKSAGDVVKAGESISTVGNSGGQDTPALYFAIRQQGRPSDPAQWCRSQG; the protein is encoded by the coding sequence ATGCTTCGCGCCTTGATTACCCTCGCTCTTGTCTGCCTGCTCCAACCGGCATTTGCCGATGAGCGCGCACAAACCCAACAACAGTTGGACGCTACGCGTCAGGACATTACCGAGCTGAAAAAACTGCTCGGCAAGCTCCAGGAAGAAAAATCCGGCGTGCAGAAAGACCTGCGCGGCACGGAAACCGAAATGGGCAAGCTGGAGAAGCAGGTCCAGGAGCTGCAAAAAGAATTAAAGAAGAGCGAGTCGGAACTGGAGCGACTCGACGCTGAGAAAAAAAAACTCCAGAGCGCACGCGTTGAGCAGCAACGCCTGATCGCGATCCAGGCCCGTGCCGCCTACCAAAGCGGCCGCCAGGAATACCTCAAGCTGCTGCTCAACCAGCAGAACCCGGAAAAATTCGCCCGCACCCTCACCTATTACGACTACCTGAGCCAGGCGCGCCTGGCGCAGTTGAAGGGCTTTAACGAAACGCTGCGCCAATTGGCCAATGTCGAGCAGGAGATCAATGATCAGCAGGCACAGTTGCTCGACCAGAAGACTGCGCTCGACACCCAGCGCAACGAACTCGACAAGGTCCGCAAGGAACGCCAGCAAGCCCTGGCCAAGCTCAACGATGACGTAAAAGCCCGCGACGCCAAGCTGCAAGCCCGCGAGCAGGACCAGGCCGACCTGGCCAAAGTGCTCAAGACCATCGAAGAAACCCTGGCGCGCCAGGCACGCGAGGCCGAAGAAGCGCGGCAAAAAGCGCTGATCGCCCAGCAGGAAGCCGAAAAAAAGCGCCAGCGTGAGGCCGAACTGGCTGCCACCAGCGATGCGCCAGCCCCGCGCAAACCGGCGCATGCAGCGCCTGGCCCGCTGGTTTCCAGCAGCGGCGAGTCGTTCGGCGGGCCCTTTGCTTCAGCACGGGGCAAACTTCCATGGCCGGTTGATGGTCGATTACTTGCACGCTTTGGAGAAGCCCGTGGCGATGACACCCGTGCCAAGTGGGACGGTGTGATGATCAGCGCCTCTGCGGGCAGCCAGGTGCACGCCGTGCACGGCGGGCGCGTGGTGTTTGCCGATTGGCTGCGCGGGGCCGGTCTGCTGGTGATTCTTGACCACGGTAATGGCTATTTGAGCCTTTACGGCCACAATCAGACGTTACTCAAGTCGGCAGGTGATGTGGTAAAAGCCGGTGAATCCATCTCCACTGTCGGTAACAGTGGTGGCCAGGACACCCCGGCGCTGTACTTCGCTATTCGTCAGCAGGGTCGCCCGAGCGACCCTGCACAATGGTGCCGATCCCAAGGATAG
- a CDS encoding divergent polysaccharide deacetylase family protein: MRVALIVAVLCSLAGFAHATPAGEPHKAYLTLIIDDLGQNLPRDRRVLALPGPVTTAIMPDTPHAAEFAREAHKAGKIVILHMPMDPATGPFAWHPELSIEELGKRLDAAFEAVPYTAGINNHMGSRMTAQPQAMAWLMGELQRRHKFFVDSRTSAQTVAAAEAQKIGLAHVSRDVFLDDERTEAAITTQLQTAIKLAHKQGSAVMIGHPYPQTLAVLERELPKLKAQGVEWIDIKLMISVRSNQAMSAHGKNGIYR; the protein is encoded by the coding sequence ATGCGTGTCGCGCTGATTGTCGCTGTGTTGTGCAGCCTGGCCGGATTCGCGCACGCGACGCCGGCCGGCGAGCCGCACAAGGCCTATCTCACCCTGATCATCGACGACCTGGGACAAAACCTGCCCAGGGATCGTCGCGTGCTGGCCCTGCCTGGGCCGGTCACCACCGCGATCATGCCCGACACACCCCACGCCGCCGAATTCGCCCGCGAGGCCCACAAGGCCGGAAAGATCGTGATCCTGCACATGCCCATGGACCCGGCCACCGGCCCGTTCGCCTGGCACCCCGAGCTGTCCATCGAAGAACTGGGCAAGCGCCTGGACGCCGCCTTCGAGGCCGTGCCCTACACCGCCGGCATCAATAACCATATGGGCAGCCGCATGACCGCCCAGCCGCAGGCGATGGCGTGGTTAATGGGCGAGCTGCAGAGGCGTCACAAGTTCTTTGTGGACAGCCGTACCAGTGCGCAAACGGTCGCTGCGGCCGAGGCGCAGAAGATCGGTTTGGCGCATGTTTCGCGGGATGTGTTCCTGGATGACGAACGCACCGAGGCAGCGATTACCACGCAGTTGCAAACCGCCATCAAGCTGGCGCATAAGCAGGGTTCGGCGGTGATGATCGGGCACCCTTACCCTCAGACCCTGGCGGTGCTGGAGCGCGAATTGCCCAAGCTCAAGGCGCAGGGTGTGGAGTGGATCGATATCAAGTTGATGATCAGTGTGCGCAGCAATCAGGCCATGAGTGCCCACGGCAAAAACGGCATCTATCGCTGA
- the hisA gene encoding 1-(5-phosphoribosyl)-5-[(5-phosphoribosylamino)methylideneamino]imidazole-4-carboxamide isomerase, translated as MLIIPAIDLKDGACVRLRQGRMEDSTVFSDDPVSMAAKWVEGGCRRLHLVDLNGAFEGQPVNGEVVTAIARRYPNLPIQIGGGIRSLETIEHYVKAGVSYVIIGTKAVKDPAFVAEACRAFPGKVIVGLDAKDGFVATDGWAEISTVQVIDLAKQFEADGVSAIVYTDIAKDGMMQGCNVPFTAALAAATKIPVIASGGIHNLGDIKSLLDAKAPGIIGAITGRAIYEGTLDVAEAQAYCDAYNG; from the coding sequence ATGCTGATTATCCCCGCTATCGATCTCAAGGACGGCGCCTGCGTCCGTCTGCGCCAGGGCCGCATGGAAGATTCCACGGTGTTCTCCGATGACCCGGTGAGCATGGCCGCCAAATGGGTGGAAGGGGGCTGTCGTCGTCTGCATCTGGTGGACTTGAACGGCGCCTTCGAAGGCCAGCCGGTCAACGGCGAAGTGGTCACGGCCATTGCCAGGCGCTACCCGAACCTGCCGATCCAGATTGGTGGCGGTATCCGCTCCCTGGAAACCATCGAGCATTACGTCAAAGCCGGCGTGAGCTACGTGATCATCGGCACCAAGGCCGTGAAAGACCCGGCCTTCGTCGCCGAAGCCTGCCGCGCATTCCCTGGCAAGGTGATCGTCGGCCTGGATGCCAAGGACGGCTTCGTCGCCACCGACGGCTGGGCCGAGATCAGCACCGTGCAGGTGATCGACCTGGCCAAACAGTTCGAAGCCGACGGCGTGTCCGCCATCGTTTATACCGACATCGCCAAAGACGGCATGATGCAGGGCTGCAACGTACCGTTCACCGCCGCGCTGGCCGCTGCGACGAAGATCCCGGTGATCGCTTCCGGCGGCATTCACAACCTGGGTGACATCAAGTCACTGTTGGACGCCAAGGCCCCCGGCATCATCGGTGCCATCACCGGCCGCGCAATCTATGAAGGTACCCTGGACGTCGCCGAAGCCCAGGCTTACTGCGACGCCTACAACGGCTGA
- a CDS encoding substrate-binding periplasmic protein — MFKHLLLALASSSMLMVATAHADESSDTPLVLLTENFPPYNMAKNGKNFARDENIEGIAVDIMRETFKRAGISYNLTLRFPWERIYKLALEKPGYGVFVMARLPDREALFKWVGPIGPDDWVLLAKADSKIQLDGLEQARRYRIGAYKGDAIAESLDKQGLKPIVALRDQDNAQKLMEGQIDLWATGDPAGRYLARQVGVNGLKTVLRFNSAQLYLALNRDVPDEVVARLQAALDELRKEGRIDQIMANYL, encoded by the coding sequence ATGTTCAAACACCTGCTGCTCGCCCTCGCCAGTTCCTCCATGCTCATGGTGGCTACGGCGCACGCCGACGAATCGTCTGACACCCCCCTGGTGCTGCTGACGGAAAATTTTCCGCCCTACAACATGGCGAAAAACGGCAAAAACTTCGCCAGGGACGAGAATATCGAAGGCATCGCCGTGGATATCATGCGCGAGACGTTCAAGCGCGCCGGCATCTCCTACAACCTTACCCTGCGTTTCCCTTGGGAACGAATCTACAAGCTCGCCCTGGAAAAGCCAGGCTATGGCGTATTCGTCATGGCGCGTTTACCCGACCGTGAAGCGCTATTCAAATGGGTCGGCCCTATCGGTCCTGACGACTGGGTGCTGTTGGCCAAGGCTGACAGCAAGATCCAGTTGGATGGCCTGGAGCAGGCGCGCCGCTACAGGATTGGCGCCTACAAAGGTGATGCCATTGCCGAGAGCCTGGACAAGCAAGGGCTCAAGCCGATTGTCGCCTTGCGCGACCAGGACAATGCGCAAAAGCTCATGGAGGGCCAGATCGACCTGTGGGCCACCGGAGATCCTGCCGGTCGTTATCTGGCGCGGCAGGTGGGGGTGAACGGACTCAAGACCGTACTGCGCTTCAACAGTGCGCAGCTGTACCTGGCGTTGAACAGGGATGTGCCGGATGAGGTGGTTGCCAGGCTCCAGGCTGCGCTGGATGAGTTACGCAAAGAAGGCCGTATCGACCAGATCATGGCCAACTATTTGTAG
- the hisH gene encoding imidazole glycerol phosphate synthase subunit HisH, whose product MQTVAVIDYGMGNLHSVAKALEHVGAGKVLITSDANVIREADRVVFPGVGAIRDCMAEIRRLGFDSLVREVSQDRPFLGICVGMQALLDSSEENGGVDCIGLFPGQVKFFGKDLHEDGEHLKVPHMGWNEVRRAVDHPLWHEIPDMARFYFVHSYYIAAGNRRQVVGGGHYGVDFAAALADGSRFAVQFHPEKSHTHGLQLLQNFAAWDGRW is encoded by the coding sequence ATGCAGACGGTCGCGGTTATCGATTACGGCATGGGCAACCTGCACTCGGTGGCCAAGGCGCTCGAACACGTAGGTGCCGGCAAGGTGCTGATCACCAGCGATGCCAATGTGATTCGCGAAGCCGACCGCGTGGTGTTTCCAGGCGTTGGCGCGATTCGCGATTGCATGGCCGAGATCCGTCGCCTGGGCTTTGACAGCCTGGTGCGCGAAGTCAGCCAGGACCGTCCGTTCCTCGGCATCTGCGTGGGCATGCAAGCCCTGCTCGACAGCAGTGAAGAGAACGGCGGTGTCGACTGCATCGGTCTGTTTCCCGGCCAGGTGAAGTTCTTCGGCAAAGACCTGCATGAAGACGGCGAGCACCTCAAGGTGCCGCACATGGGCTGGAACGAAGTACGTCGCGCGGTGGATCACCCGCTGTGGCACGAGATTCCGGACATGGCGCGCTTCTACTTTGTGCACAGCTATTACATCGCCGCCGGTAATCGGCGCCAAGTGGTGGGTGGCGGGCATTACGGCGTCGATTTTGCCGCCGCGCTGGCCGACGGTTCGCGTTTTGCCGTGCAGTTTCACCCGGAGAAGAGCCATACCCATGGCCTGCAATTGCTGCAGAACTTCGCCGCGTGGGACGGTCGTTGGTAA
- the hisF gene encoding imidazole glycerol phosphate synthase subunit HisF — MALAKRIIPCLDVDNGRVVKGVKFENIRDAGDPVEIARRYDEQGADEITFLDITASVDGRDTTLHTVERMASQVFIPLTVGGGVRTVQDIRNLLNAGADKVSINTAAVFNPEFVGEAAQHFGSQCIVVAIDAKKVSGPGETPRWEIFTHGGRKPTGLDAVAWAMKMEALGAGEILLTSMDQDGMKNGFDLGVTRAISDALGIPVIASGGVGNLQHLADGVIEGHASAVLAASIFHFGEYTVPEAKAYMAARGIVVR, encoded by the coding sequence ATGGCGCTGGCCAAACGCATCATCCCTTGCCTGGACGTCGACAACGGTCGCGTGGTCAAGGGCGTCAAGTTCGAGAACATCCGTGATGCCGGCGATCCGGTGGAAATCGCCCGTCGCTACGATGAGCAGGGTGCCGACGAGATTACCTTTCTCGACATCACTGCCAGCGTCGACGGCCGCGACACCACCTTGCACACGGTCGAGCGCATGGCCAGCCAGGTGTTTATCCCGCTGACCGTGGGCGGCGGCGTGCGCACTGTGCAGGACATCCGCAACCTGCTCAATGCCGGCGCGGACAAGGTCTCCATCAACACCGCCGCGGTGTTCAACCCCGAGTTCGTCGGCGAAGCGGCGCAGCACTTCGGCTCGCAATGCATCGTGGTGGCCATCGACGCCAAGAAAGTCTCAGGTCCGGGCGAAACCCCGCGCTGGGAGATCTTCACCCACGGCGGGCGCAAACCGACCGGGCTGGACGCGGTGGCGTGGGCGATGAAGATGGAAGCCCTCGGCGCCGGTGAAATCCTGCTGACCAGCATGGATCAGGACGGCATGAAAAACGGCTTCGACCTGGGCGTAACCCGCGCCATCAGCGATGCCCTGGGCATCCCGGTGATCGCCTCCGGTGGTGTCGGCAACCTGCAGCATTTGGCCGATGGCGTCATCGAAGGGCATGCCAGCGCGGTACTGGCGGCAAGTATTTTCCACTTCGGCGAATACACCGTGCCCGAGGCAAAGGCCTACATGGCCGCGCGCGGTATCGTCGTGCGCTAA
- a CDS encoding OFA family MFS transporter, translated as MSTSTAAGINAAPPAFLSKERIIAKPGFNRWLVPPAALAIHLCIGMAYGFSVFWLPLSKALGITAPVACAPDMSFIAQVFSSQCDWPISMLGWIYTLFFIFLGCSAAIWGGWLEHAGPRKAGVVSALCWCGGLLISALGIYTHQIWLMWIGSGVIGGIGLGLGYISPVSTLIKWFPDKRGMATGMAIMGFGGGAMVGAPLAAALMGHFASPTSVGVWQSFLVMAAIYFVFMIGGALSYRVPPTGWKPEGWTAPAKKASNAMITHRHVHVNVAWKTPQFRLVWLVLCLNVSAGIGILGMASPLLQEVFGGKLLGLDVPFGQLDAGQLASIAAIAAGFTGLLSLFNIGGRFFWASFSDYLGRKNTYFVFFALGFALYALIPNLGHLGNVALFVAAFCIILSMYGGGFATVPAYLADLFGTQMVGAIHGRLLTAWAAAGVLGPVLVNYLREYQLSIGVERAAAYDITLYILAGLLVLGFICNLLVRPVADKYFMTDAELAAEQALGHDKGADASTVLEWKASPGSKPLAVAAWLVVGIPLAWGVWVTLQKTAVLFH; from the coding sequence ATGAGCACTAGCACTGCGGCCGGTATCAACGCCGCACCGCCTGCGTTCCTGTCCAAGGAACGCATTATCGCCAAGCCCGGCTTCAACCGCTGGCTGGTTCCGCCGGCCGCCCTGGCCATCCACCTGTGCATCGGCATGGCCTACGGCTTCTCGGTGTTCTGGCTGCCGCTGTCCAAGGCGCTGGGCATCACCGCACCGGTCGCCTGTGCGCCGGATATGAGCTTTATCGCTCAGGTCTTCTCGTCCCAATGCGATTGGCCCATCTCCATGCTGGGCTGGATCTACACCCTGTTCTTCATCTTCCTGGGTTGCTCGGCTGCAATCTGGGGCGGCTGGCTGGAACATGCCGGGCCACGCAAGGCCGGTGTTGTCTCGGCGCTGTGCTGGTGCGGTGGCCTGCTGATCTCGGCGTTGGGTATCTATACCCACCAGATCTGGCTGATGTGGATCGGCTCCGGGGTCATTGGCGGTATCGGCCTGGGCCTGGGCTATATCTCGCCCGTGTCCACGCTGATCAAGTGGTTCCCGGACAAACGCGGCATGGCGACCGGCATGGCGATCATGGGCTTCGGTGGCGGCGCGATGGTCGGTGCACCGCTGGCGGCAGCACTGATGGGCCACTTCGCTTCGCCGACCAGCGTGGGCGTATGGCAGAGCTTCCTGGTGATGGCTGCGATCTACTTCGTGTTCATGATCGGTGGCGCATTGTCCTATCGTGTTCCGCCGACCGGCTGGAAGCCTGAGGGCTGGACCGCGCCGGCGAAAAAAGCCAGCAATGCGATGATCACTCACCGTCATGTGCATGTGAACGTGGCGTGGAAAACCCCGCAATTCCGTCTGGTATGGCTGGTGCTGTGCCTGAACGTGTCGGCCGGTATCGGCATCCTAGGCATGGCTTCGCCGCTGCTGCAGGAAGTGTTCGGTGGCAAGTTGCTGGGGCTGGACGTACCGTTCGGTCAGCTGGATGCCGGGCAACTCGCATCGATTGCCGCCATCGCGGCAGGCTTTACCGGCCTGTTGAGCCTGTTCAACATCGGTGGCCGGTTCTTCTGGGCGTCGTTCTCCGACTATCTGGGGCGCAAAAATACCTACTTCGTGTTCTTCGCCCTGGGCTTTGCCCTGTACGCGCTGATCCCGAACCTGGGGCACCTGGGCAACGTGGCACTGTTCGTCGCGGCGTTCTGCATCATCCTGTCGATGTACGGCGGTGGTTTTGCGACGGTCCCGGCTTACCTGGCCGACCTGTTCGGTACGCAAATGGTCGGCGCTATCCACGGCCGCCTGCTGACCGCCTGGGCCGCTGCCGGCGTATTGGGCCCCGTGCTGGTGAACTACCTGCGTGAATATCAGTTGAGCATCGGCGTCGAACGCGCTGCGGCCTATGACATCACCTTGTACATCCTCGCAGGCCTGCTGGTGCTGGGCTTCATCTGCAACCTGCTGGTGCGTCCTGTGGCCGACAAGTACTTCATGACCGACGCCGAACTCGCCGCCGAGCAGGCGCTGGGCCATGACAAAGGCGCCGATGCCAGCACCGTGCTGGAGTGGAAAGCCTCCCCTGGCAGCAAGCCATTGGCGGTCGCCGCCTGGCTGGTAGTGGGCATTCCGTTGGCGTGGGGTGTGTGGGTGACCCTGCAGAAGACCGCAGTACTGTTCCACTAA
- a CDS encoding DUF2164 domain-containing protein, translating into MAKKPKPPILNLTPEQEREATEKIKRFMEDRFELRLGSFEVAEILELFTTEVAPHYYNRAIFDTQTLLKERFESIESDLWSLEKP; encoded by the coding sequence ATGGCCAAGAAGCCGAAGCCGCCGATCTTGAACCTCACGCCCGAGCAGGAGCGTGAGGCCACCGAAAAGATCAAGCGATTCATGGAAGACCGCTTCGAGCTCAGGCTGGGCTCGTTCGAGGTCGCCGAGATTCTTGAGCTGTTCACCACCGAAGTGGCGCCGCACTATTACAACAGGGCGATTTTCGATACGCAGACGCTCCTCAAAGAAAGGTTCGAAAGCATCGAAAGCGACCTGTGGTCGCTTGAGAAACCCTGA
- a CDS encoding S41 family peptidase, giving the protein MLHLSRLTSLALTIALVIGAPLAFADQAVPAATAATTKAPLPLDELRTFAEVMDRIKAAYVEPVDDKTLLENAIKGMLSNLDPHSAYLGPEDFAELQESTSGEFGGLGIEVGSEDGNIKVVSPIDDTPASKAGIQAGDFIVKINGQPTRGQTMTEAVDKMRGKIGQKITLTLVRDGGNPFDVTLTRSTIVVKSVKSQLLESGYGYIRITQFQVKTGDEVAKALAKLRKDNGKKLNGIVLDLRNNPGGVLQSAVEVVDHFITKGLIVYTKGRIANSELRFSATGNDLSENVPLAVLINGGSASASEIVAGALQDQKRGVLMGTTTFGKGSVQTVLPLNNERALKITTALYYTPNGRSIQAQGIVPDIEVRKAKITNEIDSEYYKEADLQGHLGNGNGGADQPTGSGAKAKPMPQDDDYQLAQALSLLKGLSITRSR; this is encoded by the coding sequence ATGCTGCATTTGTCCCGCCTCACTTCGCTGGCCCTGACGATCGCCCTGGTGATCGGCGCGCCTCTGGCTTTTGCCGACCAGGCCGTTCCCGCCGCGACCGCTGCGACCACCAAGGCGCCTTTGCCGCTGGACGAGCTGCGCACCTTTGCCGAGGTCATGGACCGGATCAAGGCAGCCTATGTCGAACCCGTAGACGACAAGACCCTGCTGGAAAATGCCATCAAGGGCATGCTCAGCAACCTCGACCCGCACTCTGCCTACCTGGGCCCGGAAGATTTCGCCGAACTGCAGGAAAGCACCAGCGGCGAGTTCGGTGGCCTGGGCATTGAGGTCGGCTCCGAAGACGGCAATATTAAGGTTGTATCGCCAATCGACGACACCCCGGCATCCAAGGCCGGCATCCAGGCCGGTGACTTTATCGTCAAGATCAACGGCCAGCCGACTCGCGGCCAGACCATGACCGAAGCCGTCGACAAGATGCGCGGCAAGATCGGCCAGAAAATCACCCTGACACTGGTGCGCGACGGCGGCAATCCGTTCGACGTGACGCTGACCCGCTCCACCATCGTGGTCAAGAGCGTGAAGAGCCAGTTGCTGGAGTCGGGCTACGGCTACATCCGTATCACCCAGTTCCAGGTCAAGACCGGCGACGAAGTGGCCAAGGCCCTGGCCAAGCTGCGCAAGGACAACGGCAAGAAGCTCAACGGCATCGTGCTCGACCTGCGTAACAACCCGGGCGGTGTGTTGCAGTCGGCGGTGGAGGTGGTCGACCACTTCATCACCAAGGGCCTGATCGTCTACACCAAGGGCCGTATCGCCAATTCCGAGCTGCGCTTCTCGGCCACCGGCAACGATCTGAGCGAGAACGTGCCGCTGGCTGTGCTGATCAACGGCGGCAGCGCCTCGGCGTCGGAGATCGTCGCCGGCGCCCTGCAGGACCAGAAGCGCGGTGTGCTGATGGGCACCACGACTTTCGGTAAAGGCTCGGTGCAAACCGTATTGCCGCTCAATAACGAGCGTGCGCTGAAGATCACGACGGCGTTGTACTACACGCCCAATGGTCGCTCGATCCAGGCCCAGGGCATTGTGCCGGACATCGAAGTGCGCAAGGCCAAGATCACCAACGAGATCGACAGCGAGTACTACAAGGAAGCGGATCTGCAAGGCCACCTGGGCAATGGCAACGGCGGCGCCGACCAGCCGACCGGCAGCGGCGCCAAAGCCAAGCCGATGCCGCAGGACGACGATTACCAGTTGGCCCAGGCGCTGAGCCTGCTCAAGGGCCTGAGCATCACGCGCAGCCGTTGA
- the hisB gene encoding imidazoleglycerol-phosphate dehydratase HisB — MVERMASVERDTLETQIKASINLDGTGKARFDIGVPFLEHMLDQIARHGLIDLDIVSKGDLHIDDHHTVEDVGITLGQAFAKAIGDKKGIRRYGHAYVPLDEALSRVVIDFSGRPGLQMHVPYTRATVGGFDVDLFQEFFQGFVNHALVSLHIDNLRGTNTHHQIETVFKAFGRALRMAVELDDRMAGQMPSTKGVL, encoded by the coding sequence ATGGTCGAACGTATGGCGTCCGTCGAGCGCGACACTCTGGAAACCCAGATCAAAGCCTCGATCAACCTGGATGGCACCGGAAAGGCCCGATTCGATATCGGTGTACCTTTTCTTGAGCACATGCTGGACCAGATCGCCCGTCACGGGCTGATCGACCTGGATATCGTCAGCAAGGGCGACCTGCACATCGACGACCACCACACGGTGGAAGACGTGGGCATCACCCTCGGCCAAGCCTTTGCCAAGGCCATCGGTGACAAAAAAGGCATCCGTCGCTACGGCCACGCCTATGTCCCGCTGGACGAAGCGCTGTCGCGCGTCGTCATCGACTTCTCCGGCCGCCCGGGCCTGCAGATGCACGTGCCCTACACCCGCGCCACCGTGGGCGGCTTCGATGTCGACCTGTTCCAGGAATTCTTCCAGGGTTTCGTCAACCACGCCCTGGTCAGCCTGCACATCGACAACCTGCGCGGCACCAACACTCACCACCAGATCGAAACCGTGTTCAAGGCATTCGGCCGCGCGCTGCGCATGGCCGTCGAGCTGGATGACCGCATGGCCGGGCAAATGCCGTCGACCAAGGGCGTCCTGTAA